A genome region from Setaria italica strain Yugu1 chromosome III, Setaria_italica_v2.0, whole genome shotgun sequence includes the following:
- the LOC101757544 gene encoding anaphase-promoting complex subunit 1 isoform X3 encodes MEIQCYLFHVLFLHINVHSVRYGKGNAPNLLPVFLATDIDGLPIICFLLHEQKILLAVRIQVDDTTEEAFGDIKPHMSWDITAFAAAPVVVTRPRVRVGVLPFTDILSLSSDNDLLLYSGKQCLCRYALPTELGKGFFSNYDLHSEISDTYSDLKITSIADAVEERINVTCSNGLMLRCSLRKNPSSSLVSDCITAMAEGLQSCFYSHFVSLFWGDSDASYLYSSSHADSEWEYFCYEIKRVCTKYGQTLPTKSPISPSKAWDFLINSKYHAQYCKRAPMSSNSFLPVSYGTHKTGFNPFLQDEHSSDMSFYIRFMRETLETLHALYENLKLNILRKEDLGCLASLLCVVASSLGEHTFVDYYCRDFPLNLIELPSLPSSTSLRTPPSLFRWFEYCLRHGCDSAKLEDIPTLMRKQKVSAVSWGRKVVSFYSLLLGAERKGKSLSSGVYCEVASGSARNTEELTVLAMVAEKFGRQQLDLLPVGVSLVLRHALDKCRDSPPDDWPATAYVLVGREDLAMAKMGSVRKDNGLWNNDNLTSMSVPYMLHLQPVTIPTTASDIPTSEVLNSEDSDSVSKSIEDGMEHIFTSTTQLRFGHDLRLNEVRRLLCSARPVAIQTPTNPSVSDQDLQQQQLWNFAQRTTALPFGRGAFTLATTYTLLTEVLVFPKLVLAGRLPAQQNATVNLDLSNRSVSEFKSWAEFHNGVAAGLRLAPFQEKMLRTWIQYNRPSEPNFTHAGLLLAFGLHEHLRVLTMTDAYRYLSQEHDITTLGLLLGLAASHRGTMDPAISKMLYFHVPSRHPSSTPELELPTLLQSAAVMGIGLLYEGSAHALTMKILLGEIGRRSGGDNVLEREGYAVAAGSALGFVALGHGSDAFGFMDTFLDRLFEYIGSKEVYHEKHLNATTADDQSGNTGQMMDGAQINVDVTAPGAIIALALIFLKAESEEIAARLSIPNTYFDLQYVRPDFVMLRIIARNLILWSRIQPTKEWIDSQIPETVKSGVSNMSEGAIDIDEFDAEALFQAYVNIVTGACIALGLKYAGSRNGDAQELLYAYAAHFLNEIKHIPVRTANILPKGLLQYVDRGTLELCLHLIVLSLSLVMAGSGNLQTFRLLRYLRGRISAEGQMNYGLQMAVSLAIGFLFLGGGTHTFSTQNSGIAALLVSLYPRLPTGPNDNRCHLQAFRHLYVIATEPRWVQTVDVDTELPVYCPLEVTIAETEYYDETNYCEVTPCLLPERSVLKSIRVCGPRYWPQVIKLTPEDKPWWRSGDKTDPFNGGVLYIKRKVGSCSYSDDPIGCQSLISRAMHEVCDTPSASCSNQPNSTDHSSFRVDQIVSTFSANPSLIAFAKLCSESWKNRCNGNFREFCSQVLYECMSKDRPSLLQVYISFYTIIESMWEHLKMGHFPFYDSLFLPNLKVALAYNEALVDGRITNGGIIQSMFLESLMKRMGDIFAELPNLKDNLGRYLTTGRWPDAQNDVVILSWYLQWYSIPPPHVVASAVNKVRPRVPAGVSMLPLLRLLLPTTHLVGLMEIEKFHAALKA; translated from the exons ATGGAAATACAATGCTACCTGTTTCATGTGTTATTTCTTCACATAAATGTGCATTCCGTAAGATATGGCAAGGGAAATGCTCCCAATCTGCTGCCA GTCTTCTTGGCAACTGATATTGATGGATTGCCAATAATTTGTTTTTTACTGCATGAACAAAAAATATTGCTTGCTGTAAGGATTCAAGTTGATGATACTACTGAAGAAGCTTTTGGTGATATTAAGCCTCACATGAGCTGGGACATTACTGCATTTGCTGCTGCACCAGTTGTCGTGACTCGTCCAAG AGTACGGGTTGGAGTTCTTCCCTTTACAGACATCCTTAGTCTGAGTTCAGACAATGATCTACTTCTCTAT TCTGGGAAGCAGTGCCTCTGCAGATATGCTCTCCCTACTGAATTGGGAAAGGGTTTCTTTTCAAATTACGACCTACATTCTGAGATTTCAGATACTTACTCTGATTTGAAGATCACAAGCATAGCTGATGCTGTTGAAGAGCGCATAAATGTTACATGCAGTAATGGTCTG ATGCTCAGATGTTCATTGCGCAAAAATCCTTCCTCTTCTCTGGTTAGTGACTGCATAACTGCAATGGCAGAGGGCTTGCAGAGTTGCTTTTACAGTCattttgtttctcttttttgGGGTGATAGTGACGCTAGCTACCTATATTCAAGCTCTCACGCGGATTCAGAATGGGAATATTTTTGTTATGAAATAAAAAGAGTTTGTACAAAATATGGGCAAACATTGCCAACTAAATCACCCATATCTCCAAGTAAAGCTTGGGACTTCCTGATCAACAGCAAATACCATGCTCAATACTGCAAAAGGGCTCCAATGTCTTCCAATTCATTTTTGCCGGTGTCATATGGTACACACAAAACTGGCTTTAATCCCTTTCTCCAGGATGAGCATAGTTCAGATATGTCATTTTATATTCGTTTTATGAGAGAAACATTGGAGACATTGCATGCCCTATACGAGAACCTGAAGCTTAACATTTTGCGGAAAGA GGATCTAGGATGTCTTGCTTCATTGTTATGTGTGGTTGCTTCATCTCTGGGTGAACATACTTTTGTTGATTATTATTGCCGTGACTTTCCACTCAACTTGATTGAATTACCTTCCCTACCTTCATCAACTTCTTTAAGGACTCCACCTTCTCTGTTTCGCTGGTTTGAATACTGTCTACGTCATGGTTGTGACTCGGCGAAGCTGGAAGACATTCCGACTTTGATGCGCAAACAGAAAGTTTCTGCTGTGAGCTGGGGTAGGAAGGTGGTGTCATTTTATAGTTTGTTGTTAGGAGCagaaaggaaagggaaaagtCTCTCTTCTGGTGTGTATTGTGAGGTTGCCAGTGGTTCAGCAAGAAACACTGAGGAACTTACTGTTCTGGCTATGGTTGCTGAAAAGTTTGGTCGTCAGCAGTTGGACTTGTTACCAGTTGGTGTATCTCTTGTGCTTCGCCAT GCACTGGACAAATGTCGTGACTCTCCTCCTGATGACTGGCCTGCAACAGCTTATGTTCTTGTTGGCAGGGAAGATCTAGCTATGGCAAAGATGGGGTCAGTTAGGAAAGACAATGGGTTGTGGAACAATGATAATTTGACATCAATGTCAGTCCCTTATATGCTACATCTGCAACCTGTAACCATACCAACGACTGCATCTGACATCCCTACATCAGAAGTTTTGAattctgaagattcagattctGTATCTAAATCTATTGAGGATGGCATGGAACATATCTTCACTTCAACTACACAACTACGATTTGGTCATGATTTGCGCTTGAATGAG GTTAGACGCCTTTTATGCTCAGCAAGACCTGTGGCCATACAAACACCTACTAATCCTAGCGTGTCGGATCAAGACCTACAACAG CAACAATTATGGAATTTTGCTCAAAGGACTACTGCTTTACCTTTTGGGCGTGGGGCTTTTACTTTAGCTACAACTTACACTTTGTTGACAGAG GTTCTGGTGTTCCCAAAGCTTGTGTTGGCTGGTCGATTGCCTGCACAACAGAATGCTACA GTTAACCTTGATCTAAGTAATAGAAGTGTCTCAGAATTCAAATCTTGGGCTGAGTTTCATAATGGTGTAGCTGCTGGCCTGAGGCTTGCCCCTTTTCAG GAGAAGATGTTGAGAACTTGGATACAGTACAATAGACCTTCTGAACCAAATTTTACTCATGCTGGTCTACTTCTAGCATTTGGCTTGCATGAGCATCTAAGAGTTTTAACTATGACTGATGCTTATCGATATCTCTCACAG GAGCATGATATAACAACACTTGGTTTATTACTTGGTTTGGCAGCATCTCATAGGGGAACAATGGATCCTGCAATATCTAAG ATGCTCTACTTTCATGTTCCTTCTCGACATCCATCTTCTACGCCagagttggaattaccaactctTCTACAG TCAGCAGCAGTAATGGGAATTGGACTTCTATATGAAGGCTCAGCACATGCACTCACCATGAAGATACTTCTG GGTGAGATTGGTCGAAGAAGTGGTGGTGATAATGTGCTAGAAAGGGAAGGGTATGCTGTTGCTGCAGGTTCTGCATTAGGATTTGTTGCCCTGG GTCATGGCAGCGATGCATTTGGATTCATGGATACTTTCCTAGATCGACTTTTCGAATATATTGGCAGTAAAGAAGTCTACCAT GAAAAGCACCTAAATGCAACAACTGCTGATGATCAAAGTGGCAACACTGGGCAG ATGATGGATGGAGCACAAATAAATGTTGATGTTACTGCACCTGGAGCAATAATTGCTTTAGCTTTGATATTTCTGAAG GCTGAGTCTGAAGAGATTGCGGCTAGACTCAGTATCCCCAATACTTACTTCGATTTGCAGTATGTGAGACCTGATTTTGTTATGCTTCGCATTATAGCCAGGAATTTAATATTGTGGAGCAG AATACAACCTACCAAAGAATGGATTGATTCTCAAATACCTGAAACTGTAAAGTCTGGTGTTTCCAACATGAGTGAAGGGGCTATCGACATTGATGAATTTGATGCCGAGGCTCTTTTTCAAGCTTATGTTAATATAGTTACTGGAGCATGCATTGCACTTG GACTCAAGTATGCTGGCAGCAGAAATGGTGATGCCCAAGAACTACTCTACGCCTACGCTGCCCATTTTCTAAATGAG ATTAAGCACATACCTGTTCGAACAGCAAATATACTGCCAAAGGGATTACTACAATATGTTGACCGTGGAACCCTTGAGCTCTGCTTGCATCTTATTGTTCTATCTCTATCCCTG GTAATGGCAGGATCAGGAAACTTACAGACTTTCCGCTTACTGCGTTATCTTAGAGGAAGAATTTCTGCAGAAGGACAAATGAATTATGGATTGCAGATGGCT GTGAGCTTGGCGATAGGATTCTTGTTCCTTGGAGGCGGGACACACACTTTTTCAACTCAAAATAGTGGAATTGCTGCATTATTGGTCTCACTTTACCCACGTTTGCCCACTGGACCAAATGACAATCGCTGTCATCTCCAG GCATTCAGACACCTATACGTAATAGCTACAGAGCCTCGTTGGGTTCAGACGGTGGATGTTGACACAGAACTTCCTGTGTATTGCCCATTGGAAGTGACTATTGCTGAAACAGAGTATTATGATGAGACCAACTATTGCGAGGTGACACCTTGTCTTCTGCCAGAACGCTCAGTG CTTAAGAGTATTCGAGTTTGTGGGCCTAGATATTGGCCTCAGGTGATAAAACTTACACCTGAAG ACAAGCCATGGTGGAGATCTGGAGACAAGACAGATCCATTCAATGGGGGAGTACTCTACATAAAGCGAAAAGTTGGATCATGCTCCTACTCTGATGATCCAATTGGCTGCCAGTCTTTGATTTCACGGGCAATGCATGAG GTTTGTGATACGCCATCTGCTAGCTGCAGTAATCAACCAAACAGCACTGATCATAGCTCCTTCAGAGTTGATCAAATCGTAAGCACTTTTTCAGCCAATCCAAGCTTGATTGCTTTTGCAAAATTGTGTTCCGAGTCATGGAAGAACAG ATGCAATGGCAATTTTCGAGAATTCTGCTCTCAAGTGCTGTATGAATGTATGAGCAAAGATAGACCATCACTGTTACAG GTCTACATCAGTTTTTACACAATAATTGAATCAATGTGGGAGCATTTGAAGATGGGACATTTTCCTTTCTATGATTCCCTTTTCCTTCCCAACTTGAAG GTGGCTTTGGCCTACAATGAAGCATTAGTTGATGGTAGAATCACAAATGGAGGAATTATTCAGTCCATGTTCTTGGAGTCGCTTATGAAGCGCATGGGAGACATCTTTGCGGAATTGCCTAACCTCAAGGACAACCTTGGCCGTTATTTGACCACAGGCAGATGGCCTGATGCCCAAAACGATGTGGTGATCCTCTCTTGGTATCTCCAGTGGTACAGCATCCCACCTCCCCATGTTGTGGCTTCTGCAGTTAATAAGGTTAGGCCCAGAGTCCCCGCTGGTGTATCCATGCTCCCTCTGCTTCGCCTCCTGCTGCCAACCACGCACCTTGTGGGACTGATGGAGATCGAGAAGTTTCATGCTGCCTTGAAGGCCTAA